AGCCATGAAAACGAACAGACCAAAATAGGTGAAATTGACCGCAGGGACGGCCTGCAGGATCCACAAGGGAAGGAATAACCCAACAGCGAAAAGGATCATGCCGTTCATCCAGTAAATCTTTTTCTGAAATTTTACGTTATTCAGGTAGGTCAACAGACCCGACCCGTAGGCGTATCCGTTCCACAGACCCGCTCCTCTGATCCAGAGGGTGACCAGGTTGTACAGGACAAGAAACAGGAGCGGGGCGGCTGTCTCGTCAATGACGGCGGCCAGCGCCGCCGCCAGGCCTGCCAAGGGCCGGAGCGCCCCCCACGTGAGCGAATCCCCCAACGCCCCCAACGCGCCTGTCAGATCATTCTTGAATGTATCGATCTCTCCCGCAGTGACCCGGCCCTGTGCCCGTTCCTCCTCCAGACGCAGGGTCCCGCCCAGAATCATCCCGGCGAAATAGGGATTGGTGTTGAAGCAGGTCAGGTGCCGCTTGATCAGATCTCTGACTTCCTCCTCGGTAAATCGGGCGTGACGAAGAAGCGGGACCAGGGCATAGGCAAAACCGATCCCCTGAAAGTTCTCGAAGTTCCATGCAGCCTGTATGAAAAGCCCCCTGAACAGAGCCTTGGAAAAGACCGGTATGCAAAGATGTTTCTTATTCATATCACCTTTCAGCTTATCCCTTCCATGAATATTTTAACCTCCCTGCAGTTTGATGCGCTTTGTTCTTTCAGCCGTGTCATAAAACGCTGATCCGGCGCTCTTGAACGTAGACCATGGCGAACGACAGAAGAAAGAAAGACACAAGGACCGGCATGCTCTGCTGCCGCAGCCCGATAAATATCAAGAAGGATGCCATGGCTCCGGCTGCAAGGTGAATGCGGCCCTGCATGATATTCTTCCTGGCCAGCAGAGAGGCGACCCCAACGGCTGGAAGGAAGAAAAAGAACAGGCGCAGCCCCTGCAGGACCTCATCGGAAAGAAGCGCATATCCGCTGCTCAGCAATCCGCCGGAGAATCCGACGACCAGGAACGTCACTCCAAAATAATAGAGGAAAAATATCAGGATCCCCATCCGGACTGCACGGGCGGCGCCCTTCTCCGGTGATTCCGATAAAACCGCCATTCGGATCAGCCCTGCATTTTTCCTGCGTATCCACTGATCGAGGAAACCGGCCGGGACCAGCAGGAGGCCCACCCATAGAAAGACCCAGGCCAGCCAAGCCGTATCTATCCATTGAACGGTCTCTGAATGAAAGAAAGAGAGCCCTGAAGTCAAGAGGGCTGCCAGAGTGGCATCTTTCGGGATATGGCCTCCAATCGGTAATCCTCGGAGCCAGAAAAGCTCAAGCACGACCCCGATCAGCAAGCCTGTGTGAAAATCCCCCATCAGCCATCCGACCAGAGGCGCTGCCACAATCGGCTGAGAGATCATGAACTGGCCGAACGCCAAGCGATCCAGACCTGCGAATCCCGCAATCAGGGCTATTTCAAAGGTTCCCCAAAACGACATGGTCTTCCCAAGGATAGAGTACGGCCGGAAGGTTTCTCTTTGCTCATTCAGAAGAGATGACTCTCTTCAATCAGGCTTTTGAGGTCCAGGGCCGGCTCCGACGGCACGGAGCGGATCTCCACCTGGATGCCGAGTTTGAGAATCGCCTGAAGATCCCGGATGTCCTCTTCCGTGGCCATGATTCCTTTGTACAGGACTCTGGTTCTTCCGACCCCATGAAGTCCTCCAAGATTCAGACGATCGATGCAAAGCCCGCAGCCGATGGCCGACAATGCATCCTTGGGCAGCCGGAAAAGAATCATCGCCCTGCATGCCGAATAGGCCCCTTCCAGACAACCGGCGGCAGTCTCCTTGATCGTCAGGATTTCAGTCCGGACCCCGTAGGGGACCACCAGGGTCATGAGGTCCCGCTGGAATGAACTTGCCGCAGCCGCGTCGTCCGCCACCACGATCCGGTCGGGATGGAGATAATGAAACCATCCTTCCACAACCTGGCCGTGGATCAAACGGTCGTCAATCCGGAACAGAACAATGCCCATAAATTTTCTCTTCACTTATTCCAAAGGGTTCGAGGATTCCAGGGTTCAAGGGGTCAAGTGAAATACTTAAACGCAAGCAAACTCTACAGAGAAAAACACTGGATCCCAAGATGCCTTAGTGTAGTAGCCGTCGCAGACGGCAAGGATAGAGAAAAGCGGGACACGCGAAGCGTAACCCTTGACCCCTGGGACCCTCGGCCCCTTATTTTTTAGCACTTCACTTGACCCCTGGAATCCTTGACCCCTTGACCCCTGATGTTTTCACCCACTCTTTTGGAAATGATCAGACCGCGCGCCCCTGCTGTTCCTTGAGCAGCGTGCTGGCCACAATGATGCCCCGCTTGCCGTATTCTTCAAGATGCCCGCAGAGTTCGGCCATCTGATGATCTTTACGCAAGGTGATCCCCTTGATCAGCATCGGGAGATTCACGCCTGTGATCACTTCAACCTTGGGGTTTTCAAGAAAGGCGAGGCTGATGTTTGAAGGAGTCCCGCCCAGCATGTCCGTCATGATGATCACCCCGTCCCCCTGATCCACAGCCTTGACCGCCTCTGCAATTTCCGCTCTGGCCGCGTCCACGGCCTTGGTGAAGTCCACGGAGACGGCGAGCACCCCCTCCTGCTTCCCCAAAATCCCTTCCACGCAAAGATTCAATTCGTCCCCGATATGAGCATGAGTGACCATCACGAAACCGACCATCCCGTTTTTTCTCCTCTGTTAAACCGCCGGATTAAACAGCCTCATCTCCGCTCGATATCCCGGTATCGAACGGATGTTTTGTACCCCTTCTCTTCCAGATGCTTCTTCACGTTGTCTACCACGACCACGGAGCGGTGGCGGCCGCCGGTGCATCCGAACCCCAGGGTCAGGTAAGACTTCCCTTCCTGAACAAAGAGAGGGAGCAGATAATCCAAAAATTCATAGAACCGGGTTAAATATTCCTGCGTCTCTTTCCGATCGAAGACGTACCGGACCACCTCAGGATCCTTGCCGGTGCGATCCCTCAACGTATCCACAAAAAACGGGTTGGGAAGGAACCGGAGATCAAATATCATATCCGCATCATATACTATCCCATATTTAAACCCGAATGCAACCAGGGAAATGGATATCCGCCTGCTTCGAATCGTGGATTCAAACTGTTTTCTGAGAACGTCCCTCAGGCCGTGGATGGAATAATCCGAGGTGTCGATCACGAGATCGGAACTCGCCTTGACATCGGCCAGCATCTCCCGTTCAAGGGCCAGGCCTTCAAGAACCGAGGTTTCAGCGAGGGGGTGTCTCCGCCGTGTCTCCTTGAACCGCCGTAGCAGCACCTCGTCCGAGGCATCCAGGAAGAGCACCTGGTATTCAAATCCGTTTTTCCTGATATCGCTCAACACATCATTGTATCTTTTCAAAAACTTTTTCTCCCGGATATCCACCACCACGGCGACTTTTTCAATCTCACTCCCGCTTTTCACACAGAGTTCCAGAAACTTGGGGATCAGTTCCATGGGAATATTGTCCACACAGAAGAAGCCCATGTCTTCAAACTGATGGATCGTGGTGCTCTTCCCCGACCCCGAAATACCGCTGATGATGGCAAGTTTAAGTGTCTGTTTCTTCATCATGACTCTGAATTTTCCGGCTCAGCTTCTTCTCAAAAGATCGCGCGGGGAAATGGCCGGAGGACTTCAACAGGTAGTTTCTTGCAGCCACTTCTATGATCAAGGCCATATTCCTCCCGGGTGTCACGGGCATCCTTAAAAAAGGCTTCATGACGTCCATGATTTCAAAGGTGCGTTCCTCCAGACCCAGCCGGTCAAAACTTTCCGATGCCTTCCACTCCACCAGTTCAACAAACAGGTCGATCTCTTTTCCCTGCTGGATCGAAGAAACCCCGTACAGATCCTTGATATTAATGATCCCCAGCCCGCGGATCTCCATATGATGGCTGGTCATGTCGGGGCAGCTCCCCACCAGCGTCTCCATATCCTTCTTCTTGATCATCACCGTGTCGTCCGCCACCAGTCTGTGCCCTCGGTCTATGAGGTCCAGCGCGCATTCGCTCTTCCCGATCCCGCTTTTCCCGAGAATCAGGATCCCGACGCCATAGACGTCCACCAGCACACCTGAACGCGTGATACGGTGCGCCAGGGCCTCCTCCAGGTAGGAGGTAATGCGCTTGATGCAATGGGAGCTGTAAAGCGGCGAACGAAGGATCGGAATCTTTTTGAGATTGCATATCCGGACCAGTTCCTCAGGCACGTCCAATCCCTTGGTCACAAAGAAACAGGGAAACATGCTTTCACTGAATTGATTCAGCCTGTTTTCCCTCTCTTCGGGAGACAAGGAGATCAAAAACGAGATTTCGGTCTCGCCGAGAAACTGGACCTTGGAGGAATCTATATGGGCGGTATACCCGGCCAGGGCCAGGCTCGACTTTTGTATTCGAGGCTTTCGAATGAGATGATTGAGACCCTCTTCCCCTGCGATCAACTCCAGCCGGAGCCTGGATTGATTCGCCTTGAACAGGTCGGAAACGGTGACCTGGGCCATAACCTCTCCTTATCGCGATGCCCGTATTGCCGTAACCTCACCACATAGAGAAAACAAAAACCTTTTTGCCGCGAATGAACACGAATCTACCGGGAAAAATCATGGGTCATGGCCCGTACTTCTCATCCTCTGCTCGGATCAGGTCATACAATTCTTCACGGGTTCTTGCCTTGAGGAGCCGTTTCCTGAAGCTCCTGTTCTTGAGAATCTTTGAGATCCTCGCCAGAGTCTTCAGGTGGTCCACCGGAGCGGCATCCGGAGCGGTCAGAACAAAAAACAGATGAACCGGCTTCCCGTCCATGGCATCGAAGTCGATCCCCTTCAAGGAGAGACCGAAGGCAAGAATCAGCCGGTCCAGATCCTTCAGCCTCCCGTGCGGGATGGCGATCCCTTCGCCGATGCCGGTGCTCGAAAGGGTCTCCCTCCCAAGAATCACTTCCAGAAATTCGTCCCGATCGCGGATCTTCTTCTGATCATACAGCAGGGACGCAAATTCCTTCAAGACATCCTTTTTATTTTGTCCTTTGAGGTCCGGAATCATCAGACTTTGTTCCAGCAGATCCGTCAATTTCATCCTTGATCCTACTCATAGACCGGTACGATCAGACCGAGATTCCCATCTTTCCTCCGGTAGAGAACATGGACCTGGTCGGTCTTTGAATCCGTATAAACGATAAAGTCATTTTCCAAAAGATCCAACTGCATGGCGGCTTCATCGGTGGACATGGGTTTCGGGGCATATTTACGGGACCGGATGATCCTCGGTTTTGCTTTCGCCCTGCCGGTCTTTTTTTGTTCAGCGGGCTTCGGAGCAGCCGGTTTGGCCGCCTCTTCATTCAGCCGCGTCTTACCCTTCCCGCTCCAGTTTTTGGTTGTGAATTTTTTGTATCTCTGCCCGATACTTTCAATGGCACGGTCCACGGACTGGTACATATCTTTGGTCTCTTCGCTCGCCTGGAATACCGAACCTCCGACATGGCATGTGACCTCCGCGAGATGCCGGTATTTTTCCACGTGCAGCCGCACCTCTATATCCGACTCTTTATGAAAGCGGCGCTGCAGTTTCTTCAACTCCTTTTCGATGTGGTCCCGCAAACCATCGGTCAAATTCATATGTCTGGCCGTGATGTTCAACTGCATGGCATGTCCTCCCTCGTTCTATTTTAAATTCGCTTCTATGATGCCCCGAGGGGACTCCTTCGAGACGAATGATGATCCGGCATGGAGATTCCGTCTCAAAACGCATTCTGAGATCCCCTGAACCGGTAAAAAAACTTTTTTGGGTATGGATGCGCGGCAAAAAAAGGCTCAATTGAAAAGCATCCCCCTTGCAGTCGTCACAGAAACATCACATCGTATAGGACGCACTATCGGACAGAACGTTTTCTTTCGGTTGTGGAAAGAATCTTCTGTTCCATCCTGTATTTGGTGACCGTCCTTCTCGCAATACTGATCCCCTTCTTCTTCAGGATTTCTACGATCTTCTGGTCGCTCAACGGCCTCCCCTGGTCTTCTTTCTGGATGATATGGCGGATCTTTTCCTGGACGCTGATCGCTGAAACATCCCCTGTATGGGAGGGGACCCCGCTGCAGAAAAAGTATTTCAGTTCAAAAATCCCGTGGGGGGTATGCACGTATTTATTGGTGGTCACCCGGCTCACTGTGGATTCATGCATCTCGATGTCTTCGGCAACGTCTCTCAATACCATGGGCTTCAAATAAGCCCGCCCCTTCTCGAAGAATTCCCTCTGATACTTGAGGATGCTCTCCATGGTCCGATAAATGGTCTTCTGGCGCTGTTCAATGCTCCTGATCAGCCAGAGGGCTGATTTGAATTTGTTCTCCACATATTCCGAGGTGGACGCATTCATATCCTTCTTGTTCTGAAGCATCTTCCTGTAAAAACTGGAGATCTTCAGCCGGGGCAGTCCGTCATCATTTAATAAAATGACAAAATGATCCCCGTCAGGGACTACGTAGATGTCCGGAACAATGTAGACCGGATCCTCCC
This is a stretch of genomic DNA from Nitrospirae bacterium CG2_30_53_67. It encodes these proteins:
- a CDS encoding PTS fructose transporter subunit IIA — encoded protein: MKLTDLLEQSLMIPDLKGQNKKDVLKEFASLLYDQKKIRDRDEFLEVILGRETLSSTGIGEGIAIPHGRLKDLDRLILAFGLSLKGIDFDAMDGKPVHLFFVLTAPDAAPVDHLKTLARISKILKNRSFRKRLLKARTREELYDLIRAEDEKYGP
- a CDS encoding HPr(Ser) kinase/phosphatase produces the protein MAQVTVSDLFKANQSRLRLELIAGEEGLNHLIRKPRIQKSSLALAGYTAHIDSSKVQFLGETEISFLISLSPEERENRLNQFSESMFPCFFVTKGLDVPEELVRICNLKKIPILRSPLYSSHCIKRITSYLEEALAHRITRSGVLVDVYGVGILILGKSGIGKSECALDLIDRGHRLVADDTVMIKKKDMETLVGSCPDMTSHHMEIRGLGIINIKDLYGVSSIQQGKEIDLFVELVEWKASESFDRLGLEERTFEIMDVMKPFLRMPVTPGRNMALIIEVAARNYLLKSSGHFPARSFEKKLSRKIQSHDEETDT
- a CDS encoding ribosomal subunit interface protein, which translates into the protein MQLNITARHMNLTDGLRDHIEKELKKLQRRFHKESDIEVRLHVEKYRHLAEVTCHVGGSVFQASEETKDMYQSVDRAIESIGQRYKKFTTKNWSGKGKTRLNEEAAKPAAPKPAEQKKTGRAKAKPRIIRSRKYAPKPMSTDEAAMQLDLLENDFIVYTDSKTDQVHVLYRRKDGNLGLIVPVYE
- a CDS encoding RNase adaptor protein RapZ gives rise to the protein MKKQTLKLAIISGISGSGKSTTIHQFEDMGFFCVDNIPMELIPKFLELCVKSGSEIEKVAVVVDIREKKFLKRYNDVLSDIRKNGFEYQVLFLDASDEVLLRRFKETRRRHPLAETSVLEGLALEREMLADVKASSDLVIDTSDYSIHGLRDVLRKQFESTIRSRRISISLVAFGFKYGIVYDADMIFDLRFLPNPFFVDTLRDRTGKDPEVVRYVFDRKETQEYLTRFYEFLDYLLPLFVQEGKSYLTLGFGCTGGRHRSVVVVDNVKKHLEEKGYKTSVRYRDIERR